A region of Scleropages formosus chromosome 2, fSclFor1.1, whole genome shotgun sequence DNA encodes the following proteins:
- the myt1b gene encoding myelin transcription factor 1 isoform X7 — MVEEKEKNKERSNTDEDEDEDCVVVETSSTVQSKDAKATAKVVVTAGARREEYSNYHEMVASSLLNLSQIAESHSPADNTNVQRQESSERKPVDERGNENEHGDSRKAAEVTEKHVSKPQPEGEGVATHVKDDDEEEELDDDDEDEDEDDEEEETQFMSKKDNSDHQYFSEDFQKVHAKDAVEEESGSERPCEETVEEEEEDEEDDEGIHTQHAIAAVTAISTPTQRSESETLSEGQKAASQEDYPSQKALPSVIIEVQSKDSEKEDNDEDNGDEEDEEDDDSLSQKSAVTDESEMYDMTKGNLGLLEQAIALKAEQVKSPRELGHAPEHLGYLGMEERSGKPMETIRKSYFSKESSRPEKREVKCPTPGCDGTGHVTGLYPHHRSLSGCPHKDRIPPEILAMHENVLKCPTPGCTGQGHVNSNRNTHRSLSGCPIAAAEKLSKTQEKQQHSQTMSEYPKGSPNSDRVLRPMCFVKQLEIPQYGSYRPSVLPATPRANLAKELEKYSKVSFDYASFDVQVFGKRMLAPKIHTTETSPKAFKSKPFPKASSPSHSLAGSYSKSTSSPSSSGYDYSHDAEAAHMAATAILNLSTRCWEMPENLSTKQQSASSKSMDIEVDENGTLDLSMKKSVKREGSVPCGSPGVRSPDNSSSSSSQHPGNSSAVTSPQSSHAYKQEEWEGPLDYTKPNRQREEDSEEMEQTAQSYASSDPEDCDMMQDCPEDRKYPGEVTTPSFKVKFQTKDCKKELLLCPTPGCDGSGHITGNYASHRSLSGCPLADKSLRSLMAANSPELKCPTPGCDGSGHITGNYASHRSLSGCPRAKKGGIKTTPTKDDKEDSELLKCPVPGCDSLGHISGKYATHRSAYGCPLAARRQKEGLLNGSPFSWKSFKTEGPTCPTPGCDGSGHANGSFLTHRSLSGCPRASLAKKKAKFPGDEYLSTKFRASDVLDNDEDIKQLNKEISELNESNSEMEADMVNLQTQISSMEKNLKNIEEENKMIEEQNEALFVELSGLSQALIRSLANIRLPHMQEPITEQNFDAYVNTLTDMYTNKECYQNPENKALLETINQAVKGIKV; from the exons ATGgttgaggagaaggagaagaacaaaGAGCGGTCAAACACAGACGAGGATGAAGATG AGGACTGTGTTGTTGTGGAAACTTCGAGTACAGTACAATCGAAGGACGCCAAGGCAACAGCCAAAGTCGTGGTCACGGCGGGTGCTCGGAGAGAGGAGTACTCAAACTACCATGAAATGGTGGCCAGTTCCCTGCTCAATCTGAGTCAGATTGCTGAGAGCCACAGTCCAGCTGATAACACCAATGTCCAACGACAGGAGTCTTCAGAGCGTAAACCCGTAGATGAGCGGGGCAATGAGAATGAACACGGGGACAGTCGAAAGGCAGCTGAGGTGACAGAGAAGCACGTGTCAAAGCCGCAGCCTGAAGGGGAAGGCGTAGCAACACATGTAAAGGATGAcgatgaggaagaagagctagatgatgatgatgaggatgaggacgaGGATGACGAAGAGGAGGAAACACAATTCATGAGCAAGAAGGACAATTCTGACCACCAGTATTTCAGCGAAGACTTCCAGAAAGTTCACGCAAAGGACGCGGTAGAGGAGGAATCGGGCTCAGAGAGACCGTGTGAGGAAACAgtagaggaagaggaggaagatgaagaagatgatgaagGAATCCACACTCAGCATGCCATTGCTGCTGTCACGGCTATCAGTACTCCAACTCAAAGATCTGAGAGTGAAACGCTGAGCGAGGGGCAGAAGGCCGCGTCACAGGAGGACTACCCTTCCCAGAAGGCCTTACCCTCCGTGATTATCGAGGTGCAGTCCAAGGACTCAGAGAAGGAAGACAACGATGAAGACAATGGAgacgaggaggatgaggaagatgacGATAGCCTCTCGCAAAAGTCAGCAGTAACCGATGAGTCGGAGATGTACGACATGACGAAGGGCAACTTGGGCCTGTTGGAGCAAGCCATTGCTCTCAAGGCGGAGCAGGTGAAAAGCCCACGCGAGTTGGGCCACGCTCCCGAGCACCTCGGCTACCTTGGCATGGAGGAGCGCTCGGGGAAGCCCATGGAAACCATTCGCAAGAGTTACTTCAGCAAAG AGAGCTCCAGGCCCGAGAAAAGGGAAGTCAAATGTCCCACTCCAGGGTGCGACGGAACAGGTCATGTGACTGGACTGTACCCCCACCATCGCAGTCTGTCAGGCTGCCCACACAAAGACAGAATCCCACCGGAGA TCCTGGCCATGCATGAGAACGTGCTGAAGTGCCCAACCCCTGGCTGCACAGGACAGGGTCACGTCAACAGCAACCGCAACACGCACCGAAG TTTGTCTGGATGCCCCATTGCAGCAGCAGAGAAGCTCTCTAAAAcgcaggagaagcagcagcactctCAGACTATGAGCGAGTATCCCAAAGGAAGCCCAAACTCTGACAGAGTACTCAG GCCCATGTGCTTCGTGAAGCAGCTGGAGATCCCCCAGTACGGCAGCTACAGACCCAGCGTGCTCCCTGCCACGCCTCGCGCCAACCTGGCCAAGGAACTGGAGAAGTACTCCAAAGTCTCCTTCGATTATGCAAGCTTTGACGTTCAGGTCTTTGGGAAACGCATGCTCGCGCCAAAGATACACACCACTGAAACCTCACCGAAAGCCTTTAAAT CGAAACCGttccccaaggcctcctccccaAGTCACAGCCTAGCGGGCAGCTACTCAAAGAGCACCTCGTCTCCGTCCTCCAGCGGCTACGACTACTCCCACGACGCCGAGGCAGCCCACATGGCAGCTACGGCCATCCTCAACCTATCCACGCGGTGCTGGGAGATGCCCGAGAACTTGAGCACCAAGCAGCAGAGTGCGTCCAGCAAG AGCATGGACATTGAGGTGGATGAGAATGGGACGCTGGACTTGAGCATGAAGAAGTCAGTGAAGCGGGAAGGCAGCGTGCCGTGCGGCAGCCCCGGCGTCCGCTCACCGGACAActcctcgtcctcctcatcGCAGCACCCGGGCAACAGCAGCGCCGTGACCTCTCCCCAGTCCAGCCACGCCTACAAGCAGGAGGAATGGGAGGGCCCCCTCGACTACACGAAGCCCAACCGCCAGCGAGAGGAAGACTCTGAGGAG ATGGAGCAGACAGCTCAGTCCTACGCCTCATCTGACCCCGAGGATTGTGATATGATGCAGGACTGCCCAGAGGACAGGAAGTACCCTGGCGAGGTGACCACCCCCAGCTTCAAAGTCAAGTTCCAGACCAAGGATTGCAAGAAGGAGCTCCTGCT GTGCCCCACGCCTGGCTGTGATGGAAGTGGCCACATCACTGGAAACTATGCATCCCATCGCAG CCTCTCTGGGTGTCCTCTTGCTGACAAGAGCCTGCGATCGCTCATGGCAGCCAACTCTCCTGAGCTCAA GTGCCCCACTCCAGGATGTGATGGATCCGGTCATATCACTGGCAACTATGCCTCCCACAGAAG tttgtctgGGTGCCCGCGTGCCAAGAAAGGTGGAATAAAAACAACTCCCACCAAGGACGACAAGGAGGACTCCGAGCTCTTAAA ATGTCCAGTCCCAGGGTGCGACAGCCTGGGCCACATCAGCGGGAAGTACGCCACCCACCGCAGCGCCTACGGCTGCCCGCTGGCCGCCCGCAGGCAGAAGGAAGGTCTCCTCAACGGCTCTCCGTTCTCCTGGAAGTCCTTCAAGACCGAAGGTCCCACGTGTCCCACCCCCGGCTGCGACGGCTCCGGCCACGCCAACGGAAGCTTCCTCACGCACAGAAG TCTCTCTGGCTGCCCCAGAGCCTCCCTCGCCAAAAAGAAAGCCAAGTTCCCAGGGGACGAATATCTCAGCACAAAGTTCAGGGCCAGCGACG TTCTGGACAACGATGAGGACATCAAGCAGCTGAACAAGGAGATCAGTGAGCTGAATGAATCCAACAGTGAGATGGAAGCAGATATGGTGAACTTGCAGACCCAG